Proteins co-encoded in one bacterium genomic window:
- a CDS encoding NupC/NupG family nucleoside CNT transporter: protein MHILSLFHGLIGLGFVTFLAFLFSADRRAINWRLVLTGILLQFGFAFLVIKTNLGREVFDWISRLFVLLFNFAGDGAQFVFGPLAKSSGESSLGVIFAFQVLPTIIFFASLMAVLYHLGIMQKIVQAMAWAMQRLMRTSGAETLDVAANTFMGQTEAPLVIRPYLSTLTESELYTIMASGMAHISGGVLAAYMQMLGLALAKSQGVAFEESQVFFAGHLLAASIMAFPATLVVAKMLMPETGEPMTMGTVRLKVEKSHGSVIEAAAGGAGDGVRLALNVGGMLIAFIALIALINALLGFIGNLTGLNSFLMNQFNKPLNLELLFGLIFQFIAFIIGVPWREALEVGSLMGIKLAVNEFVAYLKMADAMGAGLLSTKSMVIATYSLCGFANFSSIAIQIGGLSPLAENRRSDIARLGLKAVLGGTIATWMTAAIAGLLNY from the coding sequence ATGCACATCCTTTCGCTCTTCCACGGTCTCATCGGCCTGGGCTTCGTCACCTTTCTCGCCTTTCTCTTTTCCGCCGACCGACGAGCGATCAACTGGAGACTGGTGCTGACCGGCATTCTGCTGCAATTCGGCTTTGCCTTTCTGGTGATCAAAACCAACCTCGGCCGTGAGGTCTTTGACTGGATCTCCCGGCTTTTCGTCCTTCTGTTCAATTTTGCCGGCGACGGCGCCCAGTTCGTCTTTGGCCCTCTGGCCAAAAGCAGCGGCGAAAGCAGCCTGGGGGTGATCTTTGCCTTTCAGGTGCTGCCCACCATCATCTTTTTCGCCTCTCTGATGGCTGTGCTCTATCACCTCGGCATCATGCAAAAGATCGTTCAAGCCATGGCCTGGGCCATGCAGCGGCTGATGCGCACCAGCGGGGCGGAAACGCTGGATGTGGCGGCCAACACCTTTATGGGCCAGACCGAAGCCCCGTTGGTGATCAGACCCTATCTCTCCACCCTGACCGAGTCTGAGCTGTACACCATCATGGCCAGCGGCATGGCCCACATCTCCGGCGGCGTGCTCGCCGCCTATATGCAGATGCTGGGACTGGCCTTGGCCAAGTCGCAGGGCGTGGCCTTTGAAGAGTCGCAGGTGTTTTTCGCCGGCCATCTGCTGGCCGCTTCCATCATGGCCTTTCCCGCCACTTTGGTGGTGGCCAAGATGCTGATGCCGGAGACCGGAGAACCCATGACGATGGGCACGGTGCGGCTCAAGGTCGAAAAGAGCCACGGCAGCGTCATCGAAGCGGCCGCAGGCGGCGCCGGCGACGGCGTGCGCCTGGCGCTCAACGTCGGCGGCATGCTCATCGCCTTCATCGCCCTTATCGCGCTGATCAACGCGCTGCTGGGCTTTATCGGCAACCTGACCGGATTGAACAGTTTCCTGATGAACCAGTTTAACAAGCCGCTCAACCTCGAGCTGCTCTTCGGCCTGATCTTTCAGTTTATCGCTTTCATCATCGGCGTGCCGTGGAGAGAGGCGCTGGAGGTCGGCAGCTTGATGGGCATCAAACTGGCGGTCAACGAATTTGTCGCTTATCTCAAGATGGCGGACGCCATGGGCGCCGGCCTGCTGTCCACCAAGTCCATGGTCATCGCCACCTACAGCCTGTGCGGCTTTGCTAATTTTTCATCCATCGCCATTCAGATCGGCGGACTCTCGCCGCTGGCGGAAAACCGGCGCAGCGACATCGCCCGGCTGGGCCTGAAAGCGGTCCTCGGCGGCACCATCGCCACCTGGATGACCGCAGCCATCGCCGGATTGCTGAACTATTGA